Part of the Kushneria marisflavi genome, TTGCAATGCCTTCTGGCGTCAGCTTCCCCATGGGGGCATCCACCGGCAACAGCTTGGAACCGTTGGAAAAAAATTCCGGGCCGCCACACTCGTCTGTTTCGATATGCGCCAACTGATGGCAGATGACACCATGATAGGACTGACAAAGAGAGGCCAGTGCCAAAGAGTTTGCTGCAGTCCCGTTAAAGACGAAAAATATTTCGCAGTCCGTCTCGAAAAGCGTTCTGAAGTGGTTGGCGGCGCGCTCGGTCCAGACGTCATTGCCGTAGGCAAGATCATCCTGCTCGTTGGCCTGAAGCAGATAGTGCATGGCCTCGGGACAGATGCCCGATGTATTGTCGCTGGCCAGAAAACGAGGAGAAGCAATGGCAATGTCGCTGTTGGCGACCGTATTGCTGAAACCAAGGTTCGTCATTTTGAGGTTGTCCTGCAGCTTGTTATTGGCTTGCCCCTCGAGGATCACTCGATCAAGGGCATGACAGACCAAGCATGCAGCGCACAGCAAAGACTGGCAAGCCGACATCCTTCAAGGGACGACGATCGCGCAGTAAGAAACGAACAGCAGAATTGGCCGCCATGACAGGCGTCATGTGCAGACAGGAATCAAAATCAGGGAGAGATAATCCGAAGGCGGATCAGGTGTTGCCAGAAGAGAGCGTATTGAAGAGAAAAAACAACACATGTTCAAGCGAATGGCGGACTGGACGGGACTTGAACCCGCGACCTCCGGCGTGACAGGCCGGCATTCTAACCAACTGAACTACCAGTCCGCATACACTTGCAACATCAAATCATCTTGGAAGATGATGGTGGGTGGTACTGGGCTCGAACCAGTGACCCCCAGCTTGTAAGGCTGGTGCTCTTCCAACTGAGCTAACCACCCGATAGTACGATAATTTCGATGGCGGACTGGACGGGACTTGAACCCGCGACCTCCGGCGTGACAGGCCGGCATTCTAACCAACTGAACTACCAGTCCATTTATATCGAAATATCACTGCACCCAGAGCTTTGGCGGACTGGACGGGACTTGAACCCGCGACCTCCGGCGTGACAGGCCGGCATTCTAACCAACTGAACTACCAGTCCGCAACCCTGATTACAGCAACATGACCTTATCAAAAATGATGGTGGGTGGTACTGGGCTCGAACCAGTGACCCCCAGCTTGTAAGGCTGGTGCTCTTCCAACTGAGCTAACCACCCGGGTCATGTGGCGCTGCATTCTACCGATCATTGCAGGAAAGTCAAACACTTCCTGAACGATTGCCATGAATTTCATGACAGCGGCGCGTCATCATCCCGTGCCATCAGATTTACCGTGTCGATACGGTCACGTTTCATCAGGCGCTGTTTTTCCTCGAGCCCGTGAAAGTCAAACAGGTCCCGATCCGCCAGCTGGGAGGGCGCCACATTGGTCAATGCCTTGAACATGGTCTCGATTCGCCCGGGGTGCTTACGCTCCCAGTCGGCGAGCATTTCCTTGACCACCTGACGCTGCAGGTTTTCCTGACTGCCACACAGATTGCACGGAATGATGGGAAAGGCCATGGCTTCGGCAAATTTTGCGATATCGGCCTCGGCGCAGTAGGCCATCGGACGAATCACGATATTCTTGCCATCGTCGGAGAGCAGCTTGGGCGGCATCGACTTGAGCGACCCCCCAAAGAACATGTTGAGAAAAAGCGTTTCCAGCATGTCGTCGCGATGATGACCCAGCGCGATCTTGTTGGCGCCGATCTCTTCGGCAAAACCGTAAAGCGTGCCACGTCGCAGACGCGAACACAGCCCGCAGGTTGTCTTGCCCTCGGGGACCTTCTCTTTCACGATCGAGTAGGTATCACGTTCAACGATGTGATACTCAACGCCCTGCCCTGCCAGATACTCCGGCAGCACATGCTCTGGAAAGCCGGGCTGTTTCTGATCCATGTTGACGGCCACCAGCTCAAAGTTCACCGGCGCATTGCGCTGAAGATTGCGAAGAATTTCGAGCATGGTGTAGGAGTCCTTGCCACCGGAGAGGCACACCATCACCCTGTCGCCATCATTGATCATGGCATAGTCGATGATGGCATTGCCGACGTTACGGCGCAGACGTTTTTGAAGCTTGTCGAACTCCCGCTTCTGGAGAGTGTTCACGGACTGATCAAGTTCTTGCATGGAGATGACTTCGGATAGATGCGACATTGGCGCTACTTTATCATTGCCACAAAGCGCAGGCGAAGACCGGTCGCATCAGGCGGGACTTGAAGGGGCGATGGCACTCGGGCAAAGGCCGATGTGCCATCGAAATGTCGAGGCTGTCACCAAAAAGCAGCCCTTACGCGGGTCAGGCAAGGATTTTCACGATGTTTCAGGGCTGGTTACTGCTCACCATCTCGCTTTTGTACATCGCCACGCTCTTTGGCATCGCCTGGCGTGGCGATCAGCGAGCGCGAAGACTGGGGCCGGCCAAACGCCGCCCACTGGTCTACAGCCTGGCACTGGCGGTCTACTGTACCTCCTGGACCTTTTACGGCAGCGTAGGCCAGGTGGCCAATTCCGGACTTCAGTATCTCAGCGTCTTTCTGGGCCCTATCCTGGCCTTTTTGCTGTTCTGGCCAATCCTGACCAAGATGATTCGCGTCGCCAAGCGGCAAAATATCACCTCGATCGCCGATTTTATTGCCTCACGCTACGGCAAGACCCAGGCACTGGCAGCACTGGCCAGCATGGTGGCCCTGCTGGGCACCCTTCCCTATCTGGCCCTGCAGCTCAAGGCCATGGCAGCAAGCTTTACAGTGCTGACGGCTAACAATGACATTGTGCGCTCGCCGATTCTTGGCGATACAGCCTTCTATGTCGCCGCACTCATGGCACTTTTTGCCATTTTGTTCGGCACCCGCCACACCGATGCCACCGAGCATCATGAGGGGCTGATCCAGGCCATTGCCTTTGAATCCGTGGTCAAGCTCGGCGCCTTCGTACTGTTAGGTGCCCTGATCACCTGGGGCGCCTTTGACGGTCTGGGTGAACTCTCCAGTCGAGCAGTACATGACCTGTCTGCCGGCAGTCATTTCAGCAGTGCCAGTTTCGGTCAGGGATTCTGGACCCAGACGCTGCTGGCCCTGCTGGCCGTGTTCTGCATTCCGCGCCAGTTTCACGTCACCGTGGTCGAAAACACCAGCACCGACGACACCGCTCGCGCACGCTGGCTGTTCCCGCTCTACCTGATTGCAGCCGGCTTCTTTGTGCTGCCACTGGCCGTGGCCGCCCTGACAATGTTTGAAGGCTTGGGGTTGGACCCGGACACATGGGTATTGCATCTGGCGATGGCAATGGACCAGCCCTGGCTCGTCATGATCACGTTTATTGGTGGGTTTGCAGCCGCCAGCGGCATGGTCATCATGGCCGCCGTGACCCTGTCCATCATGATCTCAAACGAAGTGGTCATCCCCCTGCTGCTGCGCTTCAAGGGATTTGACGCGCGTCACGGCGACTATGCCCGCTGGGTGTTGCGCATTCGCCGCCTGATCATCGTGCTGACGCTGGCACTGGCCTATGGCTTTTACAAGCTTACCGCCCCCTCCAGTTCGCTCGCCAGCCTTGGGGTACTGTCACTGGCCGCGCTGGCGCAGCTGGCACCGGCTCTGATTGGCGGGCTGTACTGGAAACGAGGCAATCGCCTTGGTGTCAGTCTGGGGCTGCTGCTGGGCTTTCTGATCTGGGGTTACACCCTGTTGCTGCCCACGCTGGTACGCGCCGGCCTTTTCCCGTTCCCTATCGATGCCGGTCCGATGGGCATCGAACTGCTCAGCCCCGCCAATCTGCTGGGCCTGTCACTGGATGACCCCATCACCCAGGGGGTTCTACTGTCACTGGGCGTGAATCTCTTCTGCTATATCTTTTTCTCCCAGGTGACGCGCCAGCGAGTGGTCGAGCGCATTCAGGCCTCACTGTTTGTCGACAGCGTGGCGTCTCATCAGACCCTGATCAATCGGCCATGGGGCGGCACCACGTCGGTGAGCGATCTCAAGTCCCTGTCCCGGCGTTTTCTCAATGAGGATCAGGTCGAGCGCGCCTTCAATGACTATGGCTGGCGTCATCAACAGCGTTTGGATCCTGGCACACGGGCTTCGATCGACCTGATCGGATTTACCGAGCGGCTTCTGGCCTCCGCCATTGGCGCCTCGTCGGCACGCATCGTCATGAACTCGGCGCTTTCCGGGCGGGATGTGTCCATCTCGGACGTCGTGTCCATCGTCGATGAAGCCTCCCAGGTCCTCGAGTTCAACCGATCCCTTTTGCAGGCCACCATCGAGAACATCAATCAGGGCGTGATGGTGGTGGACCACAAGCTGCGCATCGTGGTCTGGAATCAGCGCTACCTGGAGCTGTTTCGCTTTCCTGACCACCTGATTCATGTTGGCGAACCCATCGAGCGCATCTTTTTATACAACGCCGAGCACGGCGAATATGGCCCCGGCGACCCACAGGAACACGTGCGGCTTTTGATGGACAATATTCGCAGCGGCCAGGCACACCACTATCAGCGCTACCGACAGGATGACAGTGTGCTCGACATCCACGGCAACCCCATGGTGGGCGGCGGTTTTGTCTACACCTACCAGGATGTGACCGATCAGAAGCGCACGGAAGAAGCCCTGATCCGCTCGGAAAACAATATCCGTATCTATACCGATAACGTACCGGCACTGATCGCCTATTTTGACCGCGACTGCCACTACCTCTTCACCAATCGCGCCTACGAAACGGCCATGGAAGTGGATCGTCTTCAGGCGATCGGCAAACGTGCTGAAGACGTCATGACCGCCAGCACATGGAAGCTGCGCGCCCCATGGATGCAGCGCGCACTCAACGGCGAGCGTGTGTCATGGGAGCTCTCCCTGACCGACCGGGAAGGCGGCACACGTTATATGCTCGCCACCTATACGCCCCATTTCGGAGAAAGCCATCGGGTACTGGGCTTTTTCGCGCTGTACCAGGACATTACCGAGCGCCGGCTGGCTGAAATTGCTCTCAAGGAAACCAATGAGCATCTCGAGGAGCGCGTGCGTGAGCGTACCCGGGAGCTATCCGAGGTCAACATTGCGCTACGTCAGGAAAACCGGGTTCGCTCCGAAGCCGAGCTGGCATTGCGGCAGGCCAAGCAGGTCGCCGAAACCGCCAATGCGTCAAAAACCCGCTTTCTGGCCGCAGCAAGCCATGATTTGCTCCAGCCGCTTAACGCCGCACGGCTGTTCACCTCGGCCCTGACTCAACGTCTGGAAGAGAGCGAACACCACGACACGCTGGTGCACATCGACAACTCGCTTCAGGCGGCAGAAGAGCTGCTGGGGACCCTGCTGGACATTTCCAAGCTGGATGCCGGCGCGTTGACGCCCCGACGTCAGATCTTTGCTCTCAATGAGATTCTGCGCCCCCTGTATGCTGAATTTTCGGTCATGGCCCAGGACCGCGGCCTGGATCTGGACATGGTCGAAACGGGCACCGTGATCGACAGCGACCCTCAGATGCTCAGGCGCATCATTCAAAACTTTCTTTCCAATGCCCTGCGCTACACCCAGCACGGCCGCGTCCTGCTGGGCTGTCGCCGCCGCGGTGAGCAACTGTTGATCGAGGTATGGGATACCGGTCCTGGCATTCCGGAATCGCGTCAGGCCGAGATCTTTCAGGAGTTTCGCCGACTGGATCAGAAATCACGTCACCGTGAGAGCGAGAAGGGACTGGGGCTGGGGCTTTCCATTGCCGATCGCATGGCGCGCGTGCTCGATCATCCGATTACCATTCGCTCGCGGGAAGGTCACGGCACCGTTTTTGCACTGACCGTACCGCTCAAGCAGGGTGCCGTCCTTACCCGTCAGGAAACTCAGGCCGCACAGAAAAGCGCCGGCAATCGCATTCGCGGTGCACGGATCATCTGCATCGATAACGAGACCATGACGCTGGAGGGCATGAAGGCCATGCTGGAAGGCTGGGAATGCGAGGTATTTACGGCTACCTCGATCGGCGGTGCACGCTCGGTTGTGCGTAACATGACCGGTGAGCCCGACATTATTCTGGCTGATTACCACCTGGATAATGAAGTGACCGGCCTGATGGCACTGGAATCACTGGCCGAGCGCTTTACCGGAGATGTCCCGGGGATCGTGATCACGGCCGATCGCACCGAAGAGGTCGCCGATTTGATTCGCCGAGCCGGTTATCACCTGCTCAATAAACCGGTTCGCCCGGCGGCGCTGCGCGCCCTTCTGACCCGAACTCTCCAGGCCAACCGTCGCTCGAGTTGAACAGGCGCGCGGCGGTCGGACACAAAAAATCCCGGTTCATGCCGGGATTTTCAACGATCAGGCAGACGTTCAATTTTCGACGCGAGAAGGCTCCACTTCCAGCTTCTGGGCCGCGATCACGGCCTGCGTGCGCGAATGAACGCCCAGCTTGCGCAAAATGGCGGTGACATGCGCCTTGATTGTGGCCTCGGACACATTGAGATCATAGGCAATCTGCTTGTTCAGCAGGCCTTCGGTCAGCATGTTCAGCACGCGAAACTGTTGTGGCGTCAGTGATGCGATGGCTGCGGCGAACTTGGCTTCCTCCTCATCGCCGTCTCCAAGGTAGTCTGCCATTTCCGCTGGCAGCCATATCTCACCATCCAGAATGGCGCTGATACCACCGGCGATTGTATCCAGCGAAGCGGACTTGGGTATAAATCCCGACGCACCATAATCAAGAGAGCGACGTACCACCTGCGGCTCTTCACTGCCGGAAATAACCGCCACGGGGATGTCAGGCATCTGGCCACGCAACTGAATCAACCCCGAGAAGCCATGTGCACCGGGCATACGCAGATCCAGAAGAATCAAATCAGCATCGGGGTGACGTGTCACGACCTCGATGGTGGCTTCCATGGTGTCGGCTTCGACAATTTCGGCATTGGCCGCTACCTGACGCAGAGACTGCGTCAGTGCCGCACGAAACAAGGGGTGATCGTCTGCCACGATAAACTTCTGGGCAAAGGCCATGCAGTTTCCTCCAGGATTCCCCGTATCATTCAGGACGGCCCAGACCCGGTCAAAACGCGGTCAGCCACGTCATCAGCAGTTCAAGGCCGAGCGTCATCATGCCATCTGCCGATCATGTAACCAGCAATCTCGGCATGTTACCCCATGATTTTTTTATTTCCAAAATAAAACGTTGGCACCAGTTTGCTGATGCCAACGTTCATTATGCGGCAATGTGACGCGCTTGTCGTGATCTAGAAGCAGATGAGCATATTCGTCAGTGGTTAACTCGCTCCTTGATCAGGGCTTCGACCACATCAGGATCGGACAGGGTGCTGATATCCCCCAGCCCATCGACTTCATTGGCGGCAATCTTGCGCAGGATGCGTCGCATGATCTTGCCCGAACGGGTCTTGGGTAGACCGGGCGCCCACTGGATGGCATCAAGCTTGGCAATGGCGCCGATATCACGGCGTACGACATCATTGAGCTCCCTGCTCAGGGCATCAGAAGCTTCAGCCCCCTGCATCAGGGTGATATAGGCATAGATCCCCTGGCCCTTCATATCATGGGGAAAGCCCACGACCGCTGCCTCGGCCACGGCCGGATGCGCCACCAGTGCCGATTCAATTTCTGCCGTACCCATGCGATGGCCGGAAACGTTGAGCACATCATCGATGCGGCCGGTAAGCCAGTAATCCCCATCTGCATCGCGATGCGCCCCATCGCCGGTAAAATAAGTACCGGGATGCATGCTGAAGTAGGTTTCCTCAAAACGCTCGTGATTGCCCCAGATGGTGCGCGCCTGGCCCGGCCAGCTTCCTTCAATGACAAGGCTGCCGTCGCCTTCTCCTTCGATACGGTTTCCTTCAGCATCCATCAGCGCCGGCTGAATGCCAAAGAAGGGTCGCATGGCTGCTCCAGGCTTGACGTTTTCGACATCCGTGAGCGGCGCCATCATGTGACCACCGGTTTCGGTCTGCCACCAGGTATCCATGATCGGACAGCGCCCATTGCCAATAATCTGGTGACTGAAATGCCACGCCTGTGGATTGATGGGCTCCCCTACCGTACCGATCAGACGCAGGGAATCGCGTCGACTGCTGTCCATGACATGATCACCATGCCCCATCATGGCGCGAATGGCCGTGGGAGAGGTATAGAAGATCGTAATGTTGTGTCGATCAATCACCTCGCCAACCCGGCCATAATCCGGATAGCTCGGTACCCCCTCGAACATGACCGTCGTAGCTCCATTGGCCAGCGGGCCGTATACCACATAGGAGTGACCGGTGACCCAGCCTACATCCGCAGCACACCAGTAAACGTCATCGTCACGCAGGCCAAAGATCTCCTGATGCGTCATGGACGCATAGAGCAGATAGCCTCCTGTCGTATGCATCAGCCCCTTGGGCGTGCCCGTCGACCCCGAGGTATAAAGAATGAACAGCGGATCTTCAGCGTTCATTGCCTCGGGAGCGCACTGATCCGACTGCTCCTGCATCATCGCGCAGGCATCGATATCACGTGCTTGCCAGTCAATCGGCGCGTCACCGCAAGGCACCACCAGTACATGCTCGACACATTCGGTGCCCTTGATGGCCAGTGCCTCGTCGACATTTTTCTTGAGCGGCACCTGCTTGCCGCCGCGTCGTGAAATATCGGCAGTAATCACCACCTGCGAGGCACAGTCCGAGATCCGCCCGGCCAACGCTTCCGGAGAAAAGCCGCCAAATACCACGGAGTGCACGGCCCCGATGCGAGCACACGCCAGCATGGCAATCGCGGCTTCAGGAATCATCGGCATGTACAGCGTTACGGTATCGCCACGCCCCACTCCGAGCGCCTTGAGCATGTTGGCAAACCGGCACGTTCCTTGATGCAGCTCGCGATAGGTCAGTACGCGCTGATGATCACAATTGTCCCCTTCCCAGAGGATGGCCGGCTTGTCGCCGCGGCTTTCGAGGTGGCGATCCAGACAGTTGACAGAAGCGTTGAGCACACCATCCTCGAACCATTTGATTCGGGAATGGTTGTCTCCGAAGTGACCGTTGAGAATATTTTCAGGCGTGCGCATCCAGTCAAGACGTTGCATCTCTTCACGCCAGAACGCTTCAGGAGATTCGATCGAATAATGATAGCGCTCGCGGTAGTCCTGCTCGCTGATCGGGCTACGCAGCTTTTGTGCGGCACCCGCCATGTCCCGGGCAGTATGGCTCATGTCGCATCTCCTTGATCTAATGGATCACGTAGACCCACCATGATGAATAGTGTGACCCTTAGATTAGCGTTATGCCGGGGCAGACTGACCATTAGACCATGGTCACTGTTCGACCATTCTCCCCGATGTCTGATCACCGTTCGTCGCGCGTCGTGTGCGCTTCGGCGCTCGCTTCAAGGCGCAACGTCTCACCACAGTGGCGGCAGCGATATCGACTGCCTCGACGCTCATTATTATGGCGTCGACGCGTAAAGTAGTGACGACGACAGCCACAGAGATAGGCATAAGGCGCGGGGCTGGCTTTTGAGGTATCAAACTGATGGGTGGTGCTGGGCGGGCGATCGAATATCTCGATCATGATCCGCTGCCACTGCACGCCGTGCGGGCGAACGCGTCCGGGATAGACATGATGGACAACCCAGTGGGCCATTTCGTGCGGCACGACCTCTGCCAGAAAGGCATCGGGCTGCTCGCTGTACAGCGTCATGTTAAAGCGCAACCCGCCACGCCCATAATGGGCCTGTCCGGCACTGCGCCCACGCAGGTCATACCAGACCCCTGGAGACGGCAGCGCCGGGTAGCGCTGGCGGGCTCTTTGGAGAGATCGCTCGACATGGGCCAAAAGCCGGGCCCGACTGGCATCCCCGATGGGAAACTCATCAATGTCGCTGGCTGGAAAATCGGTCATGGATGATAAACTGTCCGCTCTCAACCCGGCGGCCCGGCTGCCGTACAACGCGCCGCTTACTGTATGGATACTGCTCAATGAATGATATCACGGCCGATACGCCTCAACCGGTACCGCTGCTCGAGGATGACCGTCTGGATGCGCTGTTCGAGTTTCTCGACTCCGAGCGCGTCAGTGAGGAAGCGCTGGATCTGTTTGGCGCCCACGGCCTTTTGACGGCATTGGCCATTTCCACCGTGCCTCACGACCGCGATGAGCGCCATGCCCTGATTTTTGACACCACACCCGATTTTGAAAGCGACCAGCAACGCCAGGAAACGCTCGATGCGCTGGACGCCCTGATGGCCAATGCCGTCGAAGTCTTTGAAAACGGCAACATTCCGGATCTGCCCTTTGACCTCGAGTTCGAGAGCAGCGATGAAGATGATGATGAACATCCCGTGCGGCTCTGGTGCGCAGGCTTCATGGAGGGCGTCTTTCTGGACGAGGCCGCCTGGTTTGGCGCCCAGGAAGAGACAGCCGCCGAGCTGCTGCTGCCGTTCATGACCCTGTCAGGACTCTTCGACGAAGAAGACCCGGAACTGTCCGCCCTTGGCCAACAGCCAAAGGAAGCCACCCGACTGGCCGGTC contains:
- the ttcA gene encoding tRNA 2-thiocytidine(32) synthetase TtcA; amino-acid sequence: MQELDQSVNTLQKREFDKLQKRLRRNVGNAIIDYAMINDGDRVMVCLSGGKDSYTMLEILRNLQRNAPVNFELVAVNMDQKQPGFPEHVLPEYLAGQGVEYHIVERDTYSIVKEKVPEGKTTCGLCSRLRRGTLYGFAEEIGANKIALGHHRDDMLETLFLNMFFGGSLKSMPPKLLSDDGKNIVIRPMAYCAEADIAKFAEAMAFPIIPCNLCGSQENLQRQVVKEMLADWERKHPGRIETMFKALTNVAPSQLADRDLFDFHGLEEKQRLMKRDRIDTVNLMARDDDAPLS
- a CDS encoding hybrid sensor histidine kinase/response regulator, whose translation is MFQGWLLLTISLLYIATLFGIAWRGDQRARRLGPAKRRPLVYSLALAVYCTSWTFYGSVGQVANSGLQYLSVFLGPILAFLLFWPILTKMIRVAKRQNITSIADFIASRYGKTQALAALASMVALLGTLPYLALQLKAMAASFTVLTANNDIVRSPILGDTAFYVAALMALFAILFGTRHTDATEHHEGLIQAIAFESVVKLGAFVLLGALITWGAFDGLGELSSRAVHDLSAGSHFSSASFGQGFWTQTLLALLAVFCIPRQFHVTVVENTSTDDTARARWLFPLYLIAAGFFVLPLAVAALTMFEGLGLDPDTWVLHLAMAMDQPWLVMITFIGGFAAASGMVIMAAVTLSIMISNEVVIPLLLRFKGFDARHGDYARWVLRIRRLIIVLTLALAYGFYKLTAPSSSLASLGVLSLAALAQLAPALIGGLYWKRGNRLGVSLGLLLGFLIWGYTLLLPTLVRAGLFPFPIDAGPMGIELLSPANLLGLSLDDPITQGVLLSLGVNLFCYIFFSQVTRQRVVERIQASLFVDSVASHQTLINRPWGGTTSVSDLKSLSRRFLNEDQVERAFNDYGWRHQQRLDPGTRASIDLIGFTERLLASAIGASSARIVMNSALSGRDVSISDVVSIVDEASQVLEFNRSLLQATIENINQGVMVVDHKLRIVVWNQRYLELFRFPDHLIHVGEPIERIFLYNAEHGEYGPGDPQEHVRLLMDNIRSGQAHHYQRYRQDDSVLDIHGNPMVGGGFVYTYQDVTDQKRTEEALIRSENNIRIYTDNVPALIAYFDRDCHYLFTNRAYETAMEVDRLQAIGKRAEDVMTASTWKLRAPWMQRALNGERVSWELSLTDREGGTRYMLATYTPHFGESHRVLGFFALYQDITERRLAEIALKETNEHLEERVRERTRELSEVNIALRQENRVRSEAELALRQAKQVAETANASKTRFLAAASHDLLQPLNAARLFTSALTQRLEESEHHDTLVHIDNSLQAAEELLGTLLDISKLDAGALTPRRQIFALNEILRPLYAEFSVMAQDRGLDLDMVETGTVIDSDPQMLRRIIQNFLSNALRYTQHGRVLLGCRRRGEQLLIEVWDTGPGIPESRQAEIFQEFRRLDQKSRHRESEKGLGLGLSIADRMARVLDHPITIRSREGHGTVFALTVPLKQGAVLTRQETQAAQKSAGNRIRGARIICIDNETMTLEGMKAMLEGWECEVFTATSIGGARSVVRNMTGEPDIILADYHLDNEVTGLMALESLAERFTGDVPGIVITADRTEEVADLIRRAGYHLLNKPVRPAALRALLTRTLQANRRSS
- a CDS encoding response regulator, coding for MAFAQKFIVADDHPLFRAALTQSLRQVAANAEIVEADTMEATIEVVTRHPDADLILLDLRMPGAHGFSGLIQLRGQMPDIPVAVISGSEEPQVVRRSLDYGASGFIPKSASLDTIAGGISAILDGEIWLPAEMADYLGDGDEEEAKFAAAIASLTPQQFRVLNMLTEGLLNKQIAYDLNVSEATIKAHVTAILRKLGVHSRTQAVIAAQKLEVEPSRVEN
- the acs gene encoding acetate--CoA ligase yields the protein MAGAAQKLRSPISEQDYRERYHYSIESPEAFWREEMQRLDWMRTPENILNGHFGDNHSRIKWFEDGVLNASVNCLDRHLESRGDKPAILWEGDNCDHQRVLTYRELHQGTCRFANMLKALGVGRGDTVTLYMPMIPEAAIAMLACARIGAVHSVVFGGFSPEALAGRISDCASQVVITADISRRGGKQVPLKKNVDEALAIKGTECVEHVLVVPCGDAPIDWQARDIDACAMMQEQSDQCAPEAMNAEDPLFILYTSGSTGTPKGLMHTTGGYLLYASMTHQEIFGLRDDDVYWCAADVGWVTGHSYVVYGPLANGATTVMFEGVPSYPDYGRVGEVIDRHNITIFYTSPTAIRAMMGHGDHVMDSSRRDSLRLIGTVGEPINPQAWHFSHQIIGNGRCPIMDTWWQTETGGHMMAPLTDVENVKPGAAMRPFFGIQPALMDAEGNRIEGEGDGSLVIEGSWPGQARTIWGNHERFEETYFSMHPGTYFTGDGAHRDADGDYWLTGRIDDVLNVSGHRMGTAEIESALVAHPAVAEAAVVGFPHDMKGQGIYAYITLMQGAEASDALSRELNDVVRRDIGAIAKLDAIQWAPGLPKTRSGKIMRRILRKIAANEVDGLGDISTLSDPDVVEALIKERVNH
- a CDS encoding SprT family zinc-dependent metalloprotease; this translates as MTDFPASDIDEFPIGDASRARLLAHVERSLQRARQRYPALPSPGVWYDLRGRSAGQAHYGRGGLRFNMTLYSEQPDAFLAEVVPHEMAHWVVHHVYPGRVRPHGVQWQRIMIEIFDRPPSTTHQFDTSKASPAPYAYLCGCRRHYFTRRRHNNERRGSRYRCRHCGETLRLEASAEAHTTRDER
- a CDS encoding YecA/YgfB family protein, translating into MNDITADTPQPVPLLEDDRLDALFEFLDSERVSEEALDLFGAHGLLTALAISTVPHDRDERHALIFDTTPDFESDQQRQETLDALDALMANAVEVFENGNIPDLPFDLEFESSDEDDDEHPVRLWCAGFMEGVFLDEAAWFGAQEETAAELLLPFMTLSGLFDEEDPELSALGQQPKEATRLAGQLAELTLDLYLLQRAPVEKPAPNASKGKGSKGKSGGKGKSRGPGKRQ